A stretch of Thermoplasmata archaeon DNA encodes these proteins:
- a CDS encoding NAD-dependent epimerase/dehydratase family protein, producing MRVFVAGASGAIGLPLVRQLVAAGHDVVGTHHHPETADRLRALGAKPVQLDLRDAPAVRRAVVDARLDAIIHEATALGSSHSMGQAKTMIRATTQLRTQGLDALLAAGKAVGVKRFVAQSFGNFRHARGDGRPKSEDDALNPSLPKDQRENFEALQRLEETIARAGGVALRYGSFYGAANDGLVAPLQKGKMPIIGDGSSVWSFIHLDDAAAATVLALECGRPGVYNVVDDDPAPMREWLPAMANALGVKRPRRVPLWLAKLFGGGLVTMMSESTGLTNAKAKRELGWRLKYPSWRQGFARVYADLRR from the coding sequence ATGCGCGTCTTCGTCGCTGGCGCCTCCGGTGCCATCGGACTGCCCCTGGTTCGCCAATTGGTCGCAGCGGGCCATGACGTCGTGGGCACGCATCACCATCCGGAGACGGCGGACCGGTTGCGCGCCCTCGGAGCCAAGCCAGTGCAGCTCGATCTTCGCGACGCGCCCGCGGTTCGTCGCGCCGTCGTCGACGCCAGGCTCGACGCCATCATCCACGAGGCGACGGCTTTGGGCAGCAGCCACAGCATGGGCCAGGCAAAGACCATGATCCGAGCCACGACCCAGTTGCGCACCCAAGGGCTGGACGCGCTGCTTGCCGCAGGCAAGGCGGTTGGCGTGAAGCGCTTCGTCGCCCAGAGCTTCGGCAACTTCCGTCACGCCCGCGGCGACGGCCGGCCAAAGTCGGAAGACGACGCCCTCAATCCGTCGCTGCCGAAAGACCAGCGAGAGAACTTCGAAGCCTTGCAGCGCCTCGAAGAAACTATCGCCAGAGCCGGCGGCGTCGCATTACGCTACGGTAGCTTTTATGGCGCCGCCAACGACGGGCTGGTAGCGCCGCTTCAGAAGGGCAAGATGCCCATAATCGGCGACGGCAGCAGCGTGTGGTCGTTCATCCATCTCGATGACGCTGCCGCCGCAACGGTGCTTGCCCTGGAGTGCGGCCGGCCCGGCGTCTACAACGTGGTCGACGACGACCCGGCGCCCATGCGGGAATGGCTGCCAGCTATGGCCAACGCTTTGGGCGTCAAGCGGCCCCGCCGGGTGCCATTGTGGCTGGCGAAGCTGTTCGGCGGCGGCTTGGTCACCATGATGTCCGAATCGACGGGCTTGACCAACGCCAAGGCCAAGCGCGAACTCGGCTGGCGCCTGAAATACCCGAGTTGGCGGCAAGGCTTTGCCAGGGTCTACGCCGACCTCCGGAGATAG
- a CDS encoding GNAT family N-acetyltransferase, producing MPDFERLFEKRPAPGAFGCWCMYHQRAGPLAASDRLESRAEGAARHRDEKRELVERGRSHGILVYSDGDPVGWCQFGPRDELPRVDGDRGYRRLLPEGDTERLWRITCFVVEGKHRRRGVSSVALKAAMDAIRRRGGGLVEAYPIARWGAYREYFGTVSMFEREGFKIVAPFGKSNVVMRRKI from the coding sequence TTGCCGGACTTCGAGCGCCTCTTCGAGAAACGTCCGGCGCCCGGCGCGTTCGGGTGTTGGTGCATGTATCATCAGCGGGCCGGCCCCTTGGCCGCCAGCGACCGCCTCGAGTCCAGGGCCGAGGGAGCCGCTAGGCACCGGGACGAGAAGCGAGAACTCGTGGAGAGAGGGCGGTCCCACGGGATCTTGGTCTACTCGGACGGCGACCCGGTGGGATGGTGCCAATTCGGTCCGAGGGACGAGCTCCCTCGCGTCGACGGCGATCGGGGTTACCGGAGGCTCCTCCCGGAAGGCGACACGGAGCGACTTTGGAGGATCACGTGCTTTGTCGTCGAAGGCAAGCACCGCCGCCGTGGGGTCTCAAGCGTCGCCCTGAAGGCCGCCATGGACGCGATACGCCGCAGGGGAGGGGGTCTCGTCGAGGCCTATCCGATCGCCCGCTGGGGAGCCTACCGAGAGTACTTCGGAACGGTCTCGATGTTCGAGAGGGAGGGATTCAAGATCGTGGCGCCATTCGGAAAGAGCAACGTCGTCATGCGTCGGAAGATATGA
- the lysS gene encoding lysine--tRNA ligase: MTHWYDDLFVQVKAFVGEKGDLIINAGLSVSGLQHVGRLRGEITLSQFLARSLREIGRDSLQSLVLYTQDEWKAKPAQVAQFAREDGRAYIGRRLIDVPDPFGCHKNWVDHYWQDFGGVLDRFAPNVRIVTTTEAYQHPEMQALVRDLASRAEAVRAVVNKYRARRPYPEGWIPFEAFCEHCTTIGAKTLGIAGTTATYRCERCGHEGTSSIEKGKLNWRLEWPALWKVYRVDIEPFGKDHATPGGSRDSCKEIAETVMHFRPPMGVPYEWVGIADRGKDLGDMGSSDFLGFTPTQWVEVGDPEVLRYAYAFTPIFRRIVLDLSRIDAYHDAYDRAEGASYAAERKGDEDDQARAYELAQLASPPKRKPFALSYRHAAFLSQISPEKGRLEWCLNRMRDTGMLARAPTAFERARIARRIEQARVWVEKYASENRVTLLEALTPEVAAQLDDRDRSALRAYAEKATHAAWTEDAIKESMVSLTKGGGLPVETSRFFRDLYLVLLGSERGPRAAPFLAVLEKDWVLRRLREAAN, translated from the coding sequence CTGACGCACTGGTACGATGATCTCTTCGTCCAGGTGAAGGCGTTCGTCGGCGAGAAGGGCGACTTGATCATCAACGCGGGCTTGAGCGTCAGCGGCCTCCAGCACGTTGGCCGACTGCGAGGAGAGATCACCCTCAGCCAGTTCTTGGCGCGCAGCCTCCGCGAGATCGGCCGCGATTCGCTCCAGAGCCTCGTCCTGTACACGCAGGACGAATGGAAGGCGAAGCCGGCGCAGGTCGCGCAGTTTGCCCGCGAAGACGGACGGGCGTACATTGGTCGGCGGCTCATCGACGTGCCGGACCCGTTCGGTTGCCACAAGAACTGGGTCGACCATTACTGGCAGGATTTCGGAGGCGTCCTCGACCGCTTCGCGCCCAACGTTCGGATCGTCACGACGACGGAGGCGTACCAGCATCCGGAGATGCAGGCTCTCGTCCGGGATCTCGCGTCCCGCGCCGAGGCGGTGCGGGCCGTCGTGAACAAGTACCGCGCCCGGCGGCCGTACCCGGAAGGCTGGATCCCGTTCGAGGCGTTCTGCGAGCATTGCACGACGATCGGGGCGAAGACTCTTGGAATCGCCGGCACGACGGCGACGTACCGCTGCGAGCGGTGCGGGCACGAAGGGACGTCATCGATCGAAAAGGGCAAGTTGAACTGGAGGCTCGAGTGGCCGGCGCTCTGGAAGGTCTACCGGGTTGACATCGAACCGTTCGGCAAGGACCACGCGACCCCGGGCGGATCCCGCGATTCGTGCAAGGAGATCGCCGAGACGGTGATGCATTTCCGTCCGCCGATGGGCGTCCCCTACGAGTGGGTCGGGATCGCGGACCGTGGGAAGGACTTGGGGGACATGGGCTCCTCGGATTTCCTCGGCTTCACGCCGACGCAATGGGTGGAGGTCGGCGACCCGGAGGTCCTGCGGTACGCCTACGCCTTCACGCCGATCTTTCGCCGAATCGTTCTGGACCTCTCGCGCATCGACGCGTACCACGATGCGTACGACCGGGCGGAGGGAGCCTCGTACGCGGCCGAGCGAAAGGGGGACGAGGACGACCAAGCGCGCGCCTATGAGCTGGCTCAGCTCGCGTCGCCGCCGAAACGGAAGCCGTTCGCGCTTTCGTACCGTCATGCGGCGTTCCTGTCCCAGATCAGCCCGGAGAAGGGGCGGCTCGAGTGGTGTCTGAATCGGATGCGCGACACAGGAATGCTGGCCCGCGCGCCGACGGCGTTCGAACGCGCGCGGATTGCCCGTCGGATCGAGCAGGCGCGCGTTTGGGTCGAGAAGTACGCGAGTGAGAACCGTGTCACCCTGCTCGAGGCGCTGACCCCGGAGGTCGCCGCGCAGCTCGACGATCGCGATCGGTCCGCTCTCCGCGCATATGCGGAGAAGGCCACCCACGCCGCGTGGACCGAGGATGCGATCAAGGAGTCGATGGTCTCGCTGACAAAGGGCGGTGGCCTACCGGTCGAGACGAGCCGTTTCTTTCGCGATCTCTATCTCGTCCTGCTGGGGAGCGAGCGTGGGCCGCGCGCCGCGCCGTTCCTCGCCGTCCTGGAGAAAGACTGGGTGTTACGTCGGCTGCGCGAGGCCGCTAACTAG
- a CDS encoding carboxymuconolactone decarboxylase family protein, whose protein sequence is MDPFRAMGHNMKVAMAYGKLEQSVVKWRSLDVKLQNLADFATVTKIGCPWCLDFGYWIMHTQGVARDKIEAVPKWRTSKLFSPLERLVMEYAEAMTETPPTVSDELVNKLREHLDEGQLVELTMVVCVENVRSRFNSALGIAGQGFKDRCEIPQRSAGPSRVGKVA, encoded by the coding sequence TTGGACCCGTTTCGGGCGATGGGCCACAACATGAAGGTGGCAATGGCCTATGGCAAATTGGAGCAAAGCGTCGTCAAGTGGCGCAGCTTGGATGTGAAGCTGCAGAACTTGGCCGACTTCGCTACCGTCACCAAGATCGGCTGTCCGTGGTGCTTGGACTTCGGCTACTGGATCATGCACACGCAAGGCGTCGCCCGGGACAAGATCGAAGCGGTTCCAAAGTGGAGGACCAGCAAGCTCTTCAGTCCTCTTGAGCGGCTGGTCATGGAGTATGCCGAAGCGATGACCGAGACGCCACCCACGGTCAGCGACGAACTCGTCAACAAACTGCGGGAGCACCTGGATGAGGGCCAACTGGTCGAGCTTACGATGGTTGTGTGCGTGGAGAACGTGCGGTCTCGATTCAATTCAGCACTGGGGATTGCTGGCCAGGGATTCAAGGACCGGTGCGAAATTCCGCAACGTAGTGCCGGGCCATCGCGAGTCGGTAAGGTCGCATGA
- a CDS encoding DUF885 domain-containing protein gives MSDAELDGLAKEVVDWYIRWNPSFATHVGIHEYDHLLPRGSYEAELEERSRIKGFLRRLEAIDPKTLSPSKRVDHGVLRNSFRLWIFESEELAIWQAMPNAAPSVGDGLFPLFMREFAPLPRRLESITARLEKSPAFIEETKGRIRAPVKIWSEIGLESVQRLPGFLQVIEGAGSGVLGGPDRARLREAVAKTNDALQAYATWIEKELLPRAEERIGIGAAKFRKLVRLRELGLTVEEIYAVGETYLRESKRALSQVAGEIRRGASVEEAKEIVKSDHPARFEEALAYTAKAMADAKAFIREHDLATIPPNEELSVIETPTYIRHIIPFAAYNSPARFEPRKQGFYMVTPIEDKPEMLREHSYAGTRNTAVHEGYPGHHLQLTCATLNPSYARILVGATETVEGWAHYCEDMMKQAGFSADPKTKFVQLLDQIWRACRILIDVDLHMGRMSFGEAVELLVREAGMEKAGAIAEVKRYTYWPAYQLSYLLGKHLIVQLQARVKKDLGTAYSDKFFHDTILYAGSLPMKYMREIFAHKTKELRRLRKAGV, from the coding sequence ATGTCCGACGCAGAGCTGGACGGCCTGGCCAAAGAGGTTGTCGATTGGTACATCCGGTGGAACCCGAGCTTCGCGACCCATGTGGGGATCCACGAATACGATCACCTGCTTCCGCGCGGCTCTTACGAAGCGGAGCTCGAGGAACGATCGCGCATCAAGGGGTTCCTGCGCCGGCTCGAGGCGATCGACCCGAAGACGCTGTCTCCCTCGAAGCGCGTCGATCACGGCGTCCTCCGCAACTCGTTTCGCCTCTGGATCTTCGAATCGGAGGAACTCGCGATATGGCAGGCGATGCCCAACGCCGCACCGAGCGTCGGCGACGGCCTCTTCCCGCTCTTCATGCGCGAGTTCGCGCCCTTGCCGCGGCGCCTCGAGAGCATCACCGCCCGGCTTGAGAAGTCGCCCGCGTTCATCGAGGAGACGAAAGGCCGGATCCGCGCGCCCGTGAAGATATGGTCGGAGATCGGACTCGAATCGGTCCAGCGGCTGCCCGGATTTCTACAGGTGATCGAAGGCGCGGGATCGGGCGTCCTCGGGGGTCCGGATCGCGCGCGGCTCCGGGAGGCGGTCGCGAAGACGAACGACGCCCTGCAGGCATACGCCACGTGGATCGAGAAAGAACTCCTCCCGCGAGCGGAAGAGCGGATCGGCATCGGCGCCGCAAAGTTCCGTAAGCTCGTGCGCCTGCGGGAACTCGGCCTGACCGTCGAGGAGATCTACGCGGTCGGGGAGACGTACCTTCGGGAGAGCAAGCGAGCGTTGTCGCAGGTCGCGGGAGAGATTCGACGAGGCGCGTCGGTCGAAGAAGCGAAGGAGATCGTCAAGTCCGATCATCCGGCGCGGTTCGAAGAGGCGCTCGCCTACACGGCGAAGGCGATGGCCGACGCCAAGGCGTTCATCCGCGAGCACGACCTCGCGACGATCCCGCCGAACGAGGAACTGAGCGTCATCGAGACGCCGACATACATCCGGCATATCATCCCGTTCGCGGCATACAACTCGCCCGCGCGATTCGAGCCGCGCAAGCAAGGGTTCTACATGGTCACGCCGATCGAGGACAAGCCGGAGATGTTGCGCGAACACTCCTATGCAGGCACGCGCAACACGGCGGTCCACGAAGGGTACCCGGGCCACCACCTCCAGCTCACGTGCGCGACCCTCAACCCCTCCTATGCGCGGATCCTCGTCGGCGCGACGGAGACCGTGGAGGGCTGGGCGCACTACTGCGAGGACATGATGAAGCAGGCGGGGTTCAGCGCGGACCCGAAGACGAAGTTCGTCCAGCTCCTCGACCAGATCTGGCGGGCGTGCCGCATCCTGATCGACGTGGACCTCCACATGGGACGCATGTCGTTCGGCGAGGCGGTCGAGCTCCTCGTGCGGGAAGCAGGGATGGAGAAGGCGGGCGCGATCGCGGAGGTGAAGCGCTACACGTACTGGCCGGCGTACCAACTCTCGTACCTGCTGGGGAAGCATCTGATTGTCCAACTCCAGGCCCGCGTGAAGAAGGATCTCGGGACGGCGTACTCGGACAAGTTCTTTCACGACACGATCCTGTACGCGGGGTCGCTCCCGATGAAGTACATGCGCGAGATCTTCGCGCACAAAACGAAGGAGTTGCGGCGGCTTCGCAAGGCGGGCGTCTGA
- a CDS encoding dihydroorotate dehydrogenase, with protein sequence MVDLRTEIAGVRLRNPTMLASGFLDETGGSMARVYQAGAGAVVTKSVGPEPREGYPNPTIVELDAGLLNAVGLPNPGVVEYEHEVRRALTAGAVVIGSVYGKDADEYASVAARMATYGVKAIELNFSCPHAKGLGTEIAQHEDAVRDFTRAVKDVVSLPVLPKLSPNVQDIATFALAAEEGGADGIVAINTLKAMAITPELKMPSLANRYGGLSGPAIRPIGVRAVYDICEKVRIPVIGVGGIGSGRDALEYIMAGASAVQVGTAIISKGLGVFDAIAKEMASLLEEAGFASVPEAIGVAHA encoded by the coding sequence ATGGTCGACCTCCGGACGGAGATCGCGGGCGTAAGGCTCCGGAACCCGACGATGCTCGCGTCCGGTTTCCTCGATGAGACCGGCGGATCGATGGCCCGCGTCTACCAGGCAGGCGCCGGCGCCGTCGTGACCAAGAGCGTCGGCCCCGAGCCGCGGGAAGGCTATCCGAACCCCACGATCGTCGAACTCGATGCGGGCCTCCTGAACGCGGTCGGCCTCCCGAATCCCGGGGTCGTCGAGTACGAGCACGAGGTGAGGCGCGCCCTCACGGCCGGCGCCGTCGTCATCGGCTCCGTCTACGGCAAGGACGCGGACGAGTATGCGAGCGTGGCGGCGAGGATGGCGACGTACGGGGTGAAGGCGATCGAACTCAACTTCTCCTGTCCGCACGCGAAAGGCCTCGGGACGGAGATCGCGCAGCACGAGGACGCGGTGCGAGATTTCACCCGGGCCGTCAAGGACGTCGTCTCGCTGCCCGTCTTGCCGAAGCTCTCCCCGAACGTCCAGGACATCGCGACGTTCGCGCTCGCCGCCGAAGAAGGCGGTGCCGACGGAATCGTCGCGATCAACACGCTGAAGGCGATGGCGATTACGCCGGAGTTGAAGATGCCGTCCCTCGCCAACCGCTACGGCGGGCTCAGCGGCCCCGCCATCCGGCCGATCGGCGTGCGCGCGGTGTACGACATCTGCGAGAAAGTCCGCATCCCGGTCATCGGCGTCGGCGGCATCGGATCCGGCCGGGACGCCCTCGAGTACATCATGGCGGGCGCCAGCGCCGTCCAGGTGGGGACCGCGATCATCTCGAAAGGCCTCGGGGTCTTCGACGCGATCGCGAAGGAAATGGCGTCCCTCCTGGAGGAGGCCGGATTCGCATCGGTGCCCGAGGCGATCGGGGTCGCGCATGCCTAG
- a CDS encoding dihydroorotate dehydrogenase electron transfer subunit, with product MPRIQVVSLLEIVRETPSTTTYRFRADFAEQPGQFLMVWIPRYDELPMALSYLGGVKGITVRDYGDATHALAAFNAGDRIGVRGPYGNAFRLRGERVLAVGGGSGMASMIAAIEAFAQQGARVVTAVGAKTAEELLFVDRANASGEVHIATDDGSRGFHGFAAPLAEKLMDREPFDMVLTCGPERMMKAVVDLGRKRGIAVQASLERYMKCGIGICDACSLDSQLVCYDGPIFTAEQLAGFEDFGRYRRDKSGRRVPA from the coding sequence ATGCCTAGGATCCAGGTCGTGTCCCTCCTCGAGATCGTCCGGGAGACGCCCTCGACGACCACGTACCGCTTCCGAGCCGATTTCGCCGAACAGCCGGGCCAGTTCCTGATGGTCTGGATCCCGCGGTACGACGAGCTGCCCATGGCGCTGTCCTACCTCGGCGGCGTCAAGGGCATCACCGTCCGGGATTACGGGGACGCGACGCACGCGCTCGCGGCGTTCAACGCGGGGGACCGGATCGGCGTGCGCGGGCCGTACGGAAACGCGTTCCGTCTCCGGGGAGAGCGAGTCCTCGCGGTCGGCGGCGGAAGCGGCATGGCGTCGATGATCGCCGCGATCGAGGCGTTCGCGCAGCAAGGCGCCCGCGTCGTGACGGCGGTGGGCGCGAAGACCGCGGAGGAGCTGCTGTTCGTCGATCGCGCGAACGCGAGCGGGGAGGTGCATATCGCGACGGACGACGGCTCGCGCGGTTTCCATGGGTTCGCCGCGCCCCTCGCGGAGAAACTGATGGACCGCGAGCCGTTCGACATGGTCCTGACGTGCGGCCCGGAGAGGATGATGAAAGCCGTCGTGGACCTCGGCCGGAAGCGGGGGATCGCCGTCCAGGCGAGCCTCGAACGGTACATGAAGTGCGGGATCGGCATCTGCGATGCGTGCTCCCTCGACAGCCAGCTCGTCTGCTACGACGGCCCGATCTTCACCGCGGAGCAACTCGCGGGCTTCGAGGACTTCGGCCGCTACCGGCGCGACAAGAGCGGCCGCCGCGTGCCGGCGTGA
- a CDS encoding helix-turn-helix domain-containing protein: protein MAEPLAPDTLATLRRLGMTEYEVRAYHALLVLGRGDGASVSRASGVPPTRVHSVLKELHRKDWTTTPEVGRPVVYVPRPPRERLTVEWMEATRSQEKAATELDLAYSGRSMVASSPVWFIRGEDAIAQRFMGVLDSARKQVTVTYPFTLTSDEPEFFRALAKCARHGRRVRMIVSPDLSIDTAVDPWLQLVKAGVELRLLRTPFRLIHADFETSLVIPPWRTREEMLAIWNPLRDFVRLLAPAYELAWEQAEPLLQTSSRATAKKKPHGAT from the coding sequence ATGGCCGAACCGCTTGCCCCGGACACTCTCGCGACGTTGCGCCGCCTTGGGATGACCGAATACGAGGTCCGCGCCTACCACGCGTTGCTGGTTCTCGGCCGCGGAGACGGGGCAAGCGTTTCGCGAGCCAGTGGCGTTCCGCCGACGCGAGTCCATTCGGTCCTCAAGGAGTTGCACCGGAAGGACTGGACGACGACCCCGGAGGTGGGCCGGCCAGTGGTTTACGTTCCCCGGCCCCCGCGCGAGCGTTTGACGGTTGAATGGATGGAGGCTACGCGGAGCCAGGAGAAGGCCGCCACCGAACTCGATTTGGCTTACAGCGGACGAAGCATGGTCGCTTCCTCTCCCGTCTGGTTCATCCGCGGCGAAGATGCCATTGCCCAGCGGTTCATGGGAGTGCTGGACTCGGCCCGTAAGCAGGTGACGGTCACGTATCCATTCACTCTGACCTCTGACGAACCAGAATTCTTTCGCGCGCTCGCCAAGTGCGCGCGCCACGGACGGCGCGTTCGAATGATTGTATCGCCTGACCTCTCGATTGACACCGCCGTGGACCCGTGGTTGCAATTGGTCAAAGCAGGGGTTGAACTTCGCTTGCTTCGTACCCCCTTTCGCCTCATCCACGCAGACTTCGAGACTTCCCTTGTCATTCCTCCTTGGAGGACCCGGGAAGAGATGTTGGCAATCTGGAATCCGCTGCGCGATTTCGTTAGGCTTCTTGCACCTGCCTACGAGCTCGCCTGGGAGCAGGCGGAACCGCTCCTCCAAACATCTTCGCGCGCCACGGCCAAAAAGAAACCTCATGGAGCCACCTGA
- a CDS encoding orotate phosphoribosyltransferase-like protein encodes MKDVNAIAKKALEYKEKGLAEREIADELHLSPETVTWLLTRGVKGGEPPKDVKIGWRSVGVYGNRIGFMAAAMSDIALEEMEKRQVDADAILGVAINGIPLASLISEELGKELIIYRPSQERHGKGGAFSSNYASPQGKKVVIVDDVVSTGDTVKAAIGDVHEIGGTAVLAVVLVNKTAYDDLAGVPLRALIRARSI; translated from the coding sequence ATGAAAGACGTCAACGCGATCGCGAAGAAGGCCCTCGAGTACAAGGAGAAGGGCCTCGCGGAGCGGGAGATCGCGGACGAGTTGCACTTGTCGCCCGAGACGGTCACCTGGCTCCTCACGCGCGGCGTGAAGGGCGGCGAGCCGCCGAAGGACGTGAAGATCGGTTGGCGGTCGGTCGGCGTCTATGGGAACCGGATCGGCTTCATGGCCGCCGCGATGTCGGACATCGCCCTCGAGGAGATGGAGAAGCGGCAGGTCGACGCGGATGCGATCCTTGGCGTCGCGATCAACGGGATCCCGCTCGCATCGCTGATCAGCGAGGAACTCGGGAAGGAACTGATCATCTACCGACCGAGCCAGGAGCGCCACGGCAAAGGCGGCGCGTTCTCCTCGAACTACGCGTCCCCCCAGGGGAAGAAGGTCGTCATCGTCGACGACGTCGTCTCGACGGGCGACACGGTGAAGGCCGCGATTGGCGACGTTCACGAGATCGGAGGGACGGCGGTCCTCGCGGTCGTCCTCGTGAACAAGACGGCGTACGACGACCTGGCGGGCGTGCCGCTTCGGGCACTGATTCGGGCACGGTCGATCTGA
- a CDS encoding ester cyclase: MTVEQNLRMVEAAFEAINDQDWDHLFGLHMDNIVMSSPDLPVPVQGREAVQERLRAWGEALPDLSWKKLRGFGQGDWVCVELLISGTHKGPLRHGLDQAALEQGKEGYVPPTGQRIELRGCVVYKVEQGEIAESHIYYDQLELMKQLRLVP, encoded by the coding sequence ATGACCGTCGAACAGAACCTTCGTATGGTTGAAGCCGCGTTCGAAGCAATCAACGACCAAGACTGGGACCACCTGTTTGGGCTCCATATGGACAATATCGTCATGTCTTCCCCGGACCTGCCCGTTCCGGTGCAAGGTCGGGAAGCGGTCCAGGAACGGCTTCGGGCGTGGGGCGAGGCCCTTCCGGATCTCTCGTGGAAGAAACTGCGGGGTTTCGGACAGGGGGACTGGGTGTGCGTGGAACTCCTCATCTCGGGAACGCACAAAGGGCCGCTTCGCCACGGCCTCGATCAGGCGGCACTTGAACAAGGCAAGGAGGGGTACGTTCCGCCCACTGGGCAGCGCATCGAGCTTCGAGGGTGCGTCGTGTACAAGGTGGAACAAGGCGAGATTGCCGAGAGCCACATCTACTACGACCAACTCGAGCTGATGAAGCAGCTGAGGCTCGTGCCTTAG